GGGTAATTTTCCGCAACGCCAAGGGCGTACTGAAACAAAAAAACACCCCGTGCACAATGAGAGATATTCTCTCTACCGCGCGGTGGGGGTGTCACTTTTCCCATTCAGGCTTTTTAGTTGGGTCAAAGTTTTTAGAGATGATAGTGTCGTATTTTTCAACAACCGCCCTTACACCTTTGCCGCCGTAGTCAACCATTCTGATTTGATTGTCTCTGTAGCTAAAGTTAGCCGGATTAGAAAAATGATGTCCGTTCGACCAAGCTGCTTGCTCTGTATAATCGAGCATCTGCGACCAAAGCGCTACCGCAGACACATCGAGTTCTTTCCCATACTTCTGAATGTTACACACCCCAAGCAGCGAAAAGAAAGTTGGTTCCAAGAACACCGAACGGGTCTTTCGCCAGAGCATAAATTCTTGCCAATTCTGGTACAGACCGTTGAGTAATGTGTACCTAATGTTTCCAATAGTGTCATGTTCTTCATCGAGCCAAAACCGTGCTTTTAGAAAGCCGAATCCTCGCCCATGAATAATGCACCAAACATCGCTTTTAAGAACCTTCACGAACCTCCAAGGATGGATAAGCGGTAATTTAATAACCAATCCCACAGCAGGAAGACAAAACACCAGCCGGGACGAACCACTTTTGATGTACATCGACACCCCCTCAGTTTGCTTCAAACTAATAGGAACGATAACACAAAACGAATTCGTGTCTAGAATTTAGAAAAAGACTGCCGGGCTGTGAATCCTACTCTACTCGACAACAACCGTTTCTGGCAGATTTCCCGACCCAGCCGCTTCTGCTTCTGTATCGGTTGCTGGAACTACTTCCTCCTCGATAGATCCTGCACCCAGTTCGGTAGGTACTTCTACCTCAGTCGTTGAAGCTGTTTCAAGGATTGGTTCAGGTTCGGGCACAAGCACCTCCTGTGCCATTTCTGCATATAATGTATTAAAGGCCTGTTCTCGTTCAGCGAAATACTCAAGCGCTGACTGCACCATTGCCTCTCGATACACCACCACCTCATCCGCTGGATCAATAGAGACTTGGACCGTCTTGCTCTTATGTGCCAAATACATATGTGCGCTCCAAGCTGCGGCAAGACCAAATACCACTATGGCCACCAACAGACCAACGATCCACTCTCGCTGCGGATGGATAAGTTGTGGACTGCGTAAACCAGTACGCTTACCAAGCAACCGTTTTGCGATCTCTGTAAATTCTCGCTTACTCTTCATACGCCATTACTTTAACTTGCATAGTAACATTTGCATTCCATTGCTCACTAGAACGTATTTCGAGTGTTACATCAGTGACACGAGAAACGTATGGCAACAACTCGAGCAGTCGGATAAATTGCTGCACCTGCATTCGAGTACCCGAAAGCGGGAATACGACCTGCACCCACTCCTCCGAAGCACCAGCTCGTGCCTTCAGCGTATCGATCTCAACTTTACCGATCACAACGCCAGCACCGGCTGCGATCTCATCTACATAGTTCAAAAAGTCGATACTATCACTTTGTAATTTATCTTGATCGAGAAAGAAAGACTGGAGTGCAGCACGGTCTTCTGTAGACGAATCAGCGATCTTCCGTAACCGCAAAAAGAGATCCTCTTGTGCCTGCTCTGCAGCAAGCACTTCGATCTGAGACTCAAGATGTTTTCCTTGCGCCATGGTCTGATATGACATCACCCCAAATCCACCGGCTGCAACGACCATAAGGATACTTGCTATGATGATGTTACGAATGGTTGACGGGCTCATACTTATACTTCTTTAAAGGTTACCGTGATCGTGAACCGAATATCTCTATCTTCCGCCAAATTGCTGATCGGCAACTCCACATCGTCTACCTCTGGCACTGCCAACAGTCGATCGCGGAATGATGCGAGCGAGTGACGATCTGCTGCAATTCCGGTGAGTGTCACTGGCTCAAAGCCTTCTGCCGTTGCCGAACGCTCAAGAATAATGGTGGTGAGATTGATGTCGTTCCCCTGCATCTCTTCAAAGAGAGCCAGGAGATCAGACATTGGTTCGTACTTAGCTTCGTCTATGATCACACGCGCCTGCTGACTTGCCTGCACGAGTGCGACCGAGACAGACTCATAATTTTCTACCTTCCTTGATGCTTCAGCGGCCGACTCTTCATACACCGATACCTGAGAGCTAATGAGTACATATGCCGGCAACACGATCGCAGCTCCAAGCAAAAGAGTGAATGCCCAAGTGGTCATCCACACCGAAATCACTCGTACCCAGTACTCGACCAACAGTCCTTTCTTTGCACGTGGTGGAATGAGATTGATCATAATTATGCTGAATCCTTAAGAGCAAGCCCGATCGCCGTTGCATACCCAAGTGAGTGTCTCCGATCGATCGGTGGAACAGTCTCATCAAGCGAGAAGCAGTTCTCCCAGACATTGCCCCGCACGCACGGTACTTCGAGCGATTCAGTGAGATAGGTTGGGAATCCTTTAAGATTGGCGCTACCACCACACATAACGATCGAGGTGATACGACGATCCTGACTATTTCCATTGCGTAAGTGCCAATATTCCATGCGCGTCGCAAGCTCGTCCTTTATCACCGATACAGTACTAATGAGTGCATCATGTACTTCTGAGGAATCAACTCCACGCACCAATCCAACCGTGTTCTTCAAACGAGTGAGTTCTGCTTCAGCAGTATCAGCCCCAAGCACCTTGCGCATTGCTTGTGACAATTGGTCTCCTCCCAGATCGATGGTTGAAGTGTACAAGAGCGCGTCACGATACACGATACCGATCCCAGTACGTGTCTTTCCAAAGTCAACGAGCATAGTCGCACCGACTGCATCAGCTGGGATCACCGACCTAGCCATTGCTTGTGCCTCCACCTCAAACGACACTGGTCGCAGTCCAGCTTCAATACAGGCGTCATAGTACTTCTGGATCGTCTCCCGCGCATACGCAGCGACTGATACCCGCAAGACCCGATCATCATCCTCGCCAGGCAACAGCGTGTAATCGAACAAGACATCTTTGGATGCGATCGGTACATTTTCCTCAAGGCGAAACTCGAGCAGCCCGCGTACTTCCTTCAGTGGCACATTGCGCTTGATCTCCGTTTCAAACAGATACGCTCGTTCCTCTGGTAGTGAGACACGAATGAATTCTGCGCCGGTTTGCGCTTTGAACTCTTTCAAGACTGAGACTAGCTGCGCTGGCTCGTGCACTTGTCCACGCTGCACGATGCCACTCGGGATTGGGATGTCTCCCCACAACCTTAACTCACGGTCTTTCCCCTGCCGCGCTGCTGGCTCAAACGCGACATACTTTAGAGAAGTATCAGACACATCGACACCCACACAAGGCATAGTGAGATACGTTGGCGCAGGTAAAACTCGAGAAAGAGCTGAAAACATATGTAGCTCTAGTATACGCTGTTCGTCGCCTGGTTTTAAGGCGCGAAACTCACATCTTGTATAAAACAAACAATACCGCCAGCAGTGCCACTATGATCGAAACGATTCCCACATAGCGCTTGGCGTACGAAACAGCCAAAGCGCCGAACTTGTACGTAGAGTACCCAACGATCGCGTAGCGCGCGCCACGTCCAAGCAACGACGCGGCAATGAAGACTCCGATACTTCCCTTCAAAACTGCTACCACCCAAGCAACGATCGTGTACGGCACTGGCGTAACCGCACCGATCACCGTCAAAACAAAGGTGCTCGAGTCATTACCACTCACCATTTCATTGAACTGCTCAAGCATGCCTGGCGTCACCCACTGCATAATCGTTTCGAAGAAAAAAGCGGCAGCGAAGTAAGCACACAGACCACCGATAAGCGATGCGATCGTGGTTACTATTACCAAACGAACAGCCTTAGCTCGATCAGCCAAGATCGCAGCCACCAAAAATGGATCGGTGAGGATCGGGAGCGGAAGTGCTGATTCAACAAACGATATGACCGCGATCATGACCGTCCCCGAACGCGAACGCATAAAGCGACCTCCGGTACTCACTGCTTCTGACTGCAGCACCGCTTCCACCTTTTCTTGTAGCCGTTGCTCGAGCGACATGTCTTAGTTGATCTTAGTACCAGCCGGCACTTCGTGACTTGGGTGAAGCAACGTGAATGTCTCTCCCGTACCACCAGCTAGGATCATGCCCTGACTCTCAAGACCACGGATCTCTCGAGTTGCGAGATTCACCAAAAACGGGCACTGCTTCCCTATCAATGTTTCGATATCTTCAAAAAACTCTCGAATGCCGGATACGATCTGTCGTGGTGACTCTTCACCCACATCGACCGTCAGCCTAAGTAGTCGATCAGCTCCTTCTACAACATCTACCGTCTTGATCGTACCGATCCGAATTTCCAACTTTGCAAAATCATCGTATTGAATGGTTTCCATAGATCGCTATTGTTTAGTGATAAAACTATCGAGAATGAGTGCAGCAGCAGACGCATCAACCATCGCATTTTTTCCCTGAACCCGTGCTGCCGCCTGGCTCGAATACTGCTCTGGCTCTAAGTGCACCGGTATACCAATATGTAACGTGACATCAGTGATGAAGGTTTCGACCGCTTCGTGGATCGCGTTTGGCTCGCCATCGTTGTTGAGCGAGTGTCCGATGACGATCTCACCTACTCCCCGCTCTGCCACTAACGCTTCAACATACTTTAGAAAATTCGCGTCGTTTGGTACCACCTCGTGCGGAAAAGCCATCGTTCCCCCATCATCAGTGAGTGCAATGCCGATCTTCTTTGATCCAAAATCAATTCCCATTCGTTTCATGGGCTTTAGCATAGCATGATTACCTAATACATTGACCAGCATGACCAATGTATTAGGTAGTCAATCAAACCTATATCCATTTTCATGCATGATGCGCCACATGCGGTGGTACCACAACCGATACCCATCAGAGCTTGGGTGGACACCGTCAAACGCAAATAGTTGGTTAGGGTTTTTGATAAACGGATTTCGTTCATCCTCGTTAAACAACTCTATGGTCGGCACATCATAGGCCAAAGCAGTTTCTGCAATCGCCTCCTGGACTCGAATACACCGACGCTTTAAAAAACCACGCATTATGCCAGGAAAGAGAGGAGCTGAACCAATGTTGTTATAGAGCAAAAACAACACCCTGTGTTTACATAATTCATTAAGCTGTGGCAGCACCGTTTGCAGTACTTGTTGGATCTTACGAATACTTGTCAGATGCCACACATCATTACCGCCAACACTCACAATAATCAAATCAAACTGCTGCCCAAGCATCACCTCGATCTGTTTTGGAAGATCTCGCACCAAACCACCGTTTTGAGCAACATTTATAATCTCTGCGTCCGGATAATCTGTTGCTAGTCGTCCTGCAATAGTATCCTCCGGTCGACTCGCTCCTGTACCAACTGCTGTACTATCTCCCAAAATTAACACCCGCTTCCCACCTGAACCAGCACAAGCAAACGGCTTAGTGGTAAGTCCCAAGAACTTATTGCGTGATAATTTAATGATCATTCGTAAAGCTTGCAATACCACCATTACAATAATAGTGTCACCAACATACACAAACCAATCGAGTGAGCTGAGCGAACTAAAGAAATCAATCATGTAAACACCATTAACTGTACAAAGCTTGAACGTACGGCGCAATCTGCTGCCTTACCTCTGCATACCAAATCTCATACCCTCGGTCATTAGGATGAATGCCATCAGGTGCAAAATGTACCCCGCCCTGTCGCAGCGGATCACTACTTCGCTCATGAAAGAGAGGAACATGCACAACCCCAGTGGCCGCACACACCGCACCACAAGCACGAGATACTTTACGACTATGCCATGAATACAAATATCGCACTGGCAAACGGAAAAACTGTGCCGCACCAACATTGTTTACTGACACCAGCACTGTTACGGGTGTGTTGAACTTTTGTGCAATACGTCTAAGAATCTGTTCCAAGCGAGCTGCAATCGTTTGGCAACGGGTCAACTTCAAAGTATCAATTCCTCCAATCTGCACGATCACCAGATCAAATGATTCATCTGCCATTTCATCAAGCTTAGTAATAAGCTCCTTTAGACCCATTGCGTTCTGCGCAGCGTTGATAACTGTAAACTCAGGATGATCAGCAATCAATCTACCAGCAAGTGAAAAGGCGGGCGTGGTAGCGCCAGTGCCATAAGCCGTGCTGTCACCAACAATAAGTACTTTTGCTCGTGGATTCGACTGCACCTTTTCTGCCGGCCGCGCACGCTTCCCTTCCTGCACTGCACGATATCCCCGAACGCTAATTAATGACAATTCTACAAATACGAACACAATCACCACACCTAGCAATGCAAACCCAATACTGGCACCTAGATCATACATGTTGACATTATGGCATACGGATTGACAACGACAATGTACCTTTACACGCAGGTACACTTGCAGTTTGACATCTTTTAAAGTACGACGTCTTCATCCTATATACCTAGACCAGTTAGTAACTCACTGGCAGAATAGGGAGAACGAAAACTCCATGAAAAAACTACCTCGATTACTCCTGGCGTTTGCTATGCAACTTCCAACTGCAGTATACAGCTTCTTAGTTACAACTTTTTTAATGCGGATTTGTGTGGTACGACCCTTAAAACTAGTTGTTCCTCGAGGTTCCCTTATTATTTCAAACCATCAAAGCTGGAGCGACCCGTTCCTCATAACGTACCATCTTGGATGGCGTAATGTGTTCCGTAATCTGCCCGTACATTTTCCAGTCACCTCTCATTTTATGACCATGCCATTGATCCGCTGGTATCTATGGTCACTGCAATGCTTTAACGTTGGAGACACCAATTTAGATCGTGCACGAGCACTTATTAGAATGCGCGACTTACTACAAAGCAAGCAAACGGTTATGCTGTTCCCGGAGGGTCGATGTATCAGAGACAGCAACAACGTGGAAGAGTTTCATCGAGGTATTGATATGCTACTCATGGAAGATATTCCGCTCGTACTCGTTCGAGTAGAAAACTTTAACAACTGGTCAATTCTACCTGGATATCCAAAGCCAACTATGACACTTACTCGCCTTCCCGATCAACAAAATCTCGAAGAGAAACGAGAAGTGATTCGCTCATTTTACAAAGACACCCAATCAAAAAGATAGGCGTATGTCTTACTCTCGTCCATCTCAACTTGTTGTTCAGACTGAAGCAGATTTACCTACTGATAACAAACTCCTCTTTCTCAGAGAACGTGAACAAAAGTGCTATTTACAAAAACCCGTCACCCAACAGCTCCCATGGCTACTTGGCCGTCTCGCAGCTAAAAAAGCGATCCAGGATTTCTTTGCAACACACAATCAGACATTACAACTGACCGATATTGAGGTATACAACACAGAAACCGGTTCTCCCTCCTACATTCTCCATGACGAAATCGTATCACGCACATCAATACTCCTCTCGATTTCTCACACATCATCTTGTGGAGTGGCTCTCGTTACACCAGAAAATAACCATGCTGGAATCGGGATTGATATTGAACAAATTAGAGCATTCAACACAGAAACCATCTCTCATTTTTTGACTCCTGCAGAGTACAGGTTGTATCAGGGCATTGACGTAAAGAAGCAACCTCAGATGGCAACCATCTACTGGACTTTAAAAGAAGCATATCTAAAAGCTATAGGAACCGGACTGCGAACCCATCCTCAGCGAATTATGATCACTTTTGACAACGGAGGTTGTCCATCGGCTTACGAAAGTAACACTGGTAAGCTTATTCAGGCTTCGTTATACTATGAAGCATACGAAGGTTACATTATTTCAACAGTTGTATTATGAATTCATACGAGGAGGTTGTATGCGAAGTAAAACAATTAATAGCAACTAAGCTCGGCCATACTATCGAACACATCAAACCATCAAGTCTTATAACAGACCTAACCGTTGATTCAATACAACTGTTTGAACTCCTTATTGCTTTCGAGCAACATTACCAACTTCAAACAGCGTACGAGGATATTGCTCACATCAACACTGTAGGTGATATCGCTCAGTATATTGCACATAGCAAATACCAGTTTAGCTGCGTATGATCACTTATCGAGTCGCTCAATCGGCGACTGACTTTAAAAATGCAGCAACCCTTGTACACACCGCTTACATGCAAGAGGGATACATCTCAGAGCAAAAACCATCTGGTATTAGCTCTTTCCTGAATAGACCAGGAGCAGCAACCATTGTCGCAATCGAAGATAATACTGTGCGGGGTACAATTTCAATAGTAAAAGACTCTGATAGAGGACTACCTATGGACTGCACGTACAAAGAACAAGTTGATGGGTTACGAACCGACGGCCGACACTTAGCAGAAATCTGTCAATTTGCCACCGACCAAAACCAGCAATCTGACCTTCCAGCAAGAAATACATCGCTGGTAACCCTCGGCCTATTTGCACATATCGTGCAAATAGGCCTTGCTGACAGTACTATCTCGGATCTATGTTTTACAGTCAACAAAAAACATGAGGGATTCTACCGTGCGATTGGTTGCACAACTATCGGACCGCAGACCAACTATGCTCGAGCTAACGGGGCTGTATCACAAGGGTTTTTCTTACATCTCGCATCGCTACAGAAACAAAAAGAGACGAATCCATTTATTGGGAAAATACTGACCTATCCCGTTAACAAGGAAATAACTGACCCTACACTACTCAACTAGAGTTGTGCAACTGAACCGTTCTGAAACGGAGCAGTTATTTTGATCACCATCCCATCCTCTAAGGTCACTACTCGATCGCAGTATTTTGTGTACTCTGCTTCATGCGTTACCATCACAATAGTCTGCCCAGCATGATGCAGCGCTCGTAACTGCTCTATCACCTGTTGCCCAGACCGACTATCGAGATTTGCCGTTGGCTCGTCTGCAAACAAAATCTTTGGATTTCCTGCAATCGCTCGCGCAATTGAAACACGCTGTTGCTCTCCTCCCGACAATTCAGCTGGACGGTTGTCTTCTTTTCCTGCTAAACCAACATGTCGCAACGCTTCACGCGCAGACTCTGCTGCCGTATCCCAATCCTGACCACGCATAAGTAGTGGTGTCAGAATATTTTCTAATGCACTAAGATCAGGGATAAGCGCATAATCTTGAAACACATATCCCATGGTTTTCAAACGAAACTCATTGAGTGCTGTCGCTGATAGAGCTTGCAAATCTTGACCATCAAGCACTACCTTACCTGCTGATGGAGTATCGAGAGCTGACAGCTGATACAAAAGTGTTGACTTCCCTGCTCCTGAACGTCCCATTATTGCCACAAACTCACCAGGCGCCACTGATAAATCGATACCTTTCAGTACTTCATTTTGTACTTGACCATCGTTGTACACCCTCCATAACTTTCTAGCTTCAATCATTGCCATACTACTTTCTACCTAAAATTGCATTAAGTGTATTCCCTTTTGCCACAAGCCACGCCGGAACAAAACCAGCGATAACTGCTACCAGCGCAAATGTCACTGCCTGAACCAACATTCCTCCCATCGTAATACTCAACGACGCATTCGCATATGGGAAATCAAGTGGATGCTCAATGAAATATGGGATCAGTAAAAACTGCGTAACCACAATTGCAAGCGTAACACCAACCAGCACGTACACCAATGCTTGTGTTACGTACGCAAACTCGATTGCTTGTGGAGTGATACCAATGGCTTTCAGAATACCTATTTGCCTCCTCCGAGAAAGTGCATTGATGAAAATAACAATAAAAATTGTAATTGATGCTACTGTGACACCAATACTACCAACGATAAGCGATAGCGATTGGAACGTATCACGCACGTCAACCACAAATTTTGGGATATCTTCAGTGAAGGAGTTGATCTCCCCATACTCCGCAAGCTCACTATCACGAAGTCGATCACGTATCACGCCACTTGAATACCCCGAACTCAGCCGCACCACAATCTGATTTGCATTGTAGTCGATCCGATTAAACATTCGGCGGAAATCTCGCTCTGTAATATACGCAGCAATTGAAATAAAGTCTGACTTTGAATCTAAAATTCCTTTTACAATGAACTCACGACTTTGATCGCCAGCGGTCACCATAACCTTATCTCCTGGATACACTCCTTGCAGAGAATCAAATACATTTCCGTATTCATCAGCATAGCGATCAACATTGTATTTCCCAAGCACAATGTACCCACTCTCTTCGGGATCTAAAAATGCCCCTTCGCCTATCAGTTGGTCGAGGCTAGTTGTCTGCTTCTCATCGAGCGGATTAATACCTGTTACATTGAGCGCAATGATGTCAGGATCAGAATTTAAACTTCGTCGCTCTTCATAATTTGCTTCAATAGTGACAATGTCGCTATATCGAGCCGAATACGATGCTATCTCGTGATACGTATCGAGTCGTTCAAGAAAATGTTGGGTTTCACTAATTCTCGTCTCGCCCTCAAGCGGGCTTATGTTTATATCACCAAGCACATTGACACGTACCTGTTCGGTTGCCGCGTCAACAATCCCGATAAGAATACCACTCAGTGTAACCAGGTTTAAAAAAGTGAACATGATAATCGTCACAATTAAACCAGTAGCCCAACCATTTGCGCTTTGTATTTGCCGCAACCCTAAGAATAAACCAACGCGCAAGTTACGCATATGCTATGGAA
Above is a window of Candidatus Nomurabacteria bacterium DNA encoding:
- the pilM gene encoding pilus assembly protein PilM; its protein translation is MFSALSRVLPAPTYLTMPCVGVDVSDTSLKYVAFEPAARQGKDRELRLWGDIPIPSGIVQRGQVHEPAQLVSVLKEFKAQTGAEFIRVSLPEERAYLFETEIKRNVPLKEVRGLLEFRLEENVPIASKDVLFDYTLLPGEDDDRVLRVSVAAYARETIQKYYDACIEAGLRPVSFEVEAQAMARSVIPADAVGATMLVDFGKTRTGIGIVYRDALLYTSTIDLGGDQLSQAMRKVLGADTAEAELTRLKNTVGLVRGVDSSEVHDALISTVSVIKDELATRMEYWHLRNGNSQDRRITSIVMCGGSANLKGFPTYLTESLEVPCVRGNVWENCFSLDETVPPIDRRHSLGYATAIGLALKDSA
- a CDS encoding DedA family protein — protein: MSLEQRLQEKVEAVLQSEAVSTGGRFMRSRSGTVMIAVISFVESALPLPILTDPFLVAAILADRAKAVRLVIVTTIASLIGGLCAYFAAAFFFETIMQWVTPGMLEQFNEMVSGNDSSTFVLTVIGAVTPVPYTIVAWVVAVLKGSIGVFIAASLLGRGARYAIVGYSTYKFGALAVSYAKRYVGIVSIIVALLAVLFVLYKM
- a CDS encoding tRNA-binding protein; protein product: METIQYDDFAKLEIRIGTIKTVDVVEGADRLLRLTVDVGEESPRQIVSGIREFFEDIETLIGKQCPFLVNLATREIRGLESQGMILAGGTGETFTLLHPSHEVPAGTKIN
- the ruvX gene encoding Holliday junction resolvase RuvX, translating into MKRMGIDFGSKKIGIALTDDGGTMAFPHEVVPNDANFLKYVEALVAERGVGEIVIGHSLNNDGEPNAIHEAVETFITDVTLHIGIPVHLEPEQYSSQAAARVQGKNAMVDASAAALILDSFITKQ
- a CDS encoding SGNH/GDSL hydrolase family protein; the protein is MIDFFSSLSSLDWFVYVGDTIIVMVVLQALRMIIKLSRNKFLGLTTKPFACAGSGGKRVLILGDSTAVGTGASRPEDTIAGRLATDYPDAEIINVAQNGGLVRDLPKQIEVMLGQQFDLIIVSVGGNDVWHLTSIRKIQQVLQTVLPQLNELCKHRVLFLLYNNIGSAPLFPGIMRGFLKRRCIRVQEAIAETALAYDVPTIELFNEDERNPFIKNPNQLFAFDGVHPSSDGYRLWYHRMWRIMHENGYRFD
- a CDS encoding SGNH/GDSL hydrolase family protein, whose product is MYDLGASIGFALLGVVIVFVFVELSLISVRGYRAVQEGKRARPAEKVQSNPRAKVLIVGDSTAYGTGATTPAFSLAGRLIADHPEFTVINAAQNAMGLKELITKLDEMADESFDLVIVQIGGIDTLKLTRCQTIAARLEQILRRIAQKFNTPVTVLVSVNNVGAAQFFRLPVRYLYSWHSRKVSRACGAVCAATGVVHVPLFHERSSDPLRQGGVHFAPDGIHPNDRGYEIWYAEVRQQIAPYVQALYS
- a CDS encoding 1-acyl-sn-glycerol-3-phosphate acyltransferase; this translates as MKKLPRLLLAFAMQLPTAVYSFLVTTFLMRICVVRPLKLVVPRGSLIISNHQSWSDPFLITYHLGWRNVFRNLPVHFPVTSHFMTMPLIRWYLWSLQCFNVGDTNLDRARALIRMRDLLQSKQTVMLFPEGRCIRDSNNVEEFHRGIDMLLMEDIPLVLVRVENFNNWSILPGYPKPTMTLTRLPDQQNLEEKREVIRSFYKDTQSKR
- a CDS encoding 4'-phosphopantetheinyl transferase superfamily protein; amino-acid sequence: MSYSRPSQLVVQTEADLPTDNKLLFLREREQKCYLQKPVTQQLPWLLGRLAAKKAIQDFFATHNQTLQLTDIEVYNTETGSPSYILHDEIVSRTSILLSISHTSSCGVALVTPENNHAGIGIDIEQIRAFNTETISHFLTPAEYRLYQGIDVKKQPQMATIYWTLKEAYLKAIGTGLRTHPQRIMITFDNGGCPSAYESNTGKLIQASLYYEAYEGYIISTVVL
- a CDS encoding acyl carrier protein, which translates into the protein MNSYEEVVCEVKQLIATKLGHTIEHIKPSSLITDLTVDSIQLFELLIAFEQHYQLQTAYEDIAHINTVGDIAQYIAHSKYQFSCV
- a CDS encoding ABC transporter ATP-binding protein; this encodes MIEARKLWRVYNDGQVQNEVLKGIDLSVAPGEFVAIMGRSGAGKSTLLYQLSALDTPSAGKVVLDGQDLQALSATALNEFRLKTMGYVFQDYALIPDLSALENILTPLLMRGQDWDTAAESAREALRHVGLAGKEDNRPAELSGGEQQRVSIARAIAGNPKILFADEPTANLDSRSGQQVIEQLRALHHAGQTIVMVTHEAEYTKYCDRVVTLEDGMVIKITAPFQNGSVAQL
- a CDS encoding FtsX-like permease family protein, which translates into the protein MFTFLNLVTLSGILIGIVDAATEQVRVNVLGDINISPLEGETRISETQHFLERLDTYHEIASYSARYSDIVTIEANYEERRSLNSDPDIIALNVTGINPLDEKQTTSLDQLIGEGAFLDPEESGYIVLGKYNVDRYADEYGNVFDSLQGVYPGDKVMVTAGDQSREFIVKGILDSKSDFISIAAYITERDFRRMFNRIDYNANQIVVRLSSGYSSGVIRDRLRDSELAEYGEINSFTEDIPKFVVDVRDTFQSLSLIVGSIGVTVASITIFIVIFINALSRRRQIGILKAIGITPQAIEFAYVTQALVYVLVGVTLAIVVTQFLLIPYFIEHPLDFPYANASLSITMGGMLVQAVTFALVAVIAGFVPAWLVAKGNTLNAILGRK